One genomic window of Gossypium hirsutum isolate 1008001.06 chromosome D11, Gossypium_hirsutum_v2.1, whole genome shotgun sequence includes the following:
- the LOC107913696 gene encoding uncharacterized protein codes for MMERKHLSSIANHVLQRSAEELGSSVDHLVKEFEAKWTPEVGDYSRKLVEFCSSKALIKFCQNIKEKISDGSYSRFTYDMMLAWDNPRAVDEESSTEESIGKEKEDRKIQVKEQTDQDDISLFYSDQMPLLVNHEPSVEEDAFMWLSSLVPLAADIVNRRFTFETLTAPTGKRLFYPAYDRFLKEIDNCMRHLQKQAKPKGIELADDEFILHVEGTATSQRVVRHIGGSSWPGRLTLTNCALYFEASGVINYEDALKIDLSRKIDHSVKPVATGPWGAPLFDKAIIYESPDLQEGVLLEFPEITSSTRRDHWLALIKEILLMRNFLSDFKVECPIQAWEMHARTILSIIRLHAAREMLRIAPPSPTEFLIFSLYEELPKGDYVLEQLAQSLKRVNSGQPCSASSILRKLNLPEPNVLSLEAKIESEVSETIAVGKDDDNKTSLETAINQARKEGRGVAKARAVMEGLKEEGIGENATILTELLKPLRSVFLWFREILSWERPATTLLVFAAIILIVYKEWIGKALSAGLLLVVANMIRARQERLKDKQKEIVVCTGSDHTPSTRENIVSAQYGFLTVREIIKEANVTILKLHSVLVSRAHKHANTVMLAMIGLAIMFAVIPFKYLIIAVVFHSMITTSPLAKHMVNNQGGDRDRRLKEWWESIPPTPIRVINEAPVSPK; via the exons ATGATGGAGAGGAAGCATCTTTCTTCTATCGCCAACCATGTTCTTCAACGAAGTGCAGA GGAACTTGGTTCTTCAGTGGATCATTTGGTAAAAGAATTTGAAGCTAAATGGACACCTGAAGTAGGCGATTATTCGAGGAAATTAGTGGAATTTTGCAGCTCAAAGGCCCTCattaaattttgtcaaaatataaaagaaaagataAGCGATGGATCATATAGCCGCTTCACATATGATATGATGCTTGCCTGGGACAACCCCAGAGCTGTGGACGAAGAGTCTTCAACT GAGGAGAGCATTGGGAAGGAGAAAGAAGATAGAAAAATACAAGTAAAAGAGCAGACCGACCAGGATGATATCTCTCTTTTCTATTCAGACCAGATGCCACTCCTT GTTAATCATGAACCAAGTGTTGAAGAAGATGCTTTCATGTGGTTAAGTTCATTAGTTCCATTAGCTGCTGATATCGTTAACCGAAGATTCACATTCGAAACTCTTACTGCACCTACCGGGAAGCGGCTTTTTTACCCTGCATATGATCGATTCCTAAAAGAAATTGACAA TTGCATGAGGCATTTACAGAAACAAGCAAAACCGAAGGGTATAGAGTTGGCTGATGATGAATTTATATTGCATGTTGAGGGAACAGCTACCTCACAAAGAGTGGTGCGCCATATCGGAGGCTCAAGTTGGCCCG GTAGGCTTACACTGACTAATTGCGCACTCTACTTCGAGGCTTCTGGGGTGATAAATTATGAAGATGCACTGAAGATAGATCTTTCGAGGAAAATTGATCACAGTGTTAAACCAGTTGCAACAGGTCCATGGGGTGCTCCACTTTTCGACAAAGCCATAATCTATGAGTCCCCTGACTT ACAGGAAGGAGTTCTGCTGGAATTTCCTGAGATAACAAGCTCCACAAGGCGCGACCATTGGCTAGCACTCATAAAGGAGATTCTGCTAATGCGCAACTTTTTGTCGGATTTTAAGGTTGAGTGTCCAATACAAGCATGGGAGATGCATGCAAGGACCATTTTGAGCATAATAAGGCTCCATGCAGCAAGAGAAATGCTAAGAATTGCTCCCCCTAGTCCCACAGaattcttgattttctctttgtATGAAGAATTACCCAAGGGGGACTATGTACTTGAACAACTTGCTCAGAGCCTAAAGAGGGTAAATAGTGGGCAACCATGTAGTGCAAGCTCGATATTGAGGAAATTGAACCTTCCAGAGCCTAATGTTTTGAGTTTGGAAGCGAAAATAGAGAGTGAAGTGAGTGAAACTATTGCAGTCGGCAAGGATGATGATAATAAGACCTCACTTGAGACTGCCATTAATCAAGCGCGAAAGGAAGGAAGAGGAGTTGCCAAAGCTAGAGCTGTGATGGAGGGGCTGAAAGAGGAAGGGATCGGTGAAAATGCTACCATTCTTACG GAGCTACTGAAGCCACTAAGAAGTGTATTCCTTTGGTTCCGTGAAATCCTTTCATGGGAAAGACCGGCAACTACTCTTCTGGTATTTGCTGCAATTATACTAATCGTATACAA GGAATGGATTGGCAAGGCGTTATCCGCAGGCTTGCTTCTGGTGGTAGCAAATATGATACGAGCTAGACAAGAAAGGCTCAAGGACAAACAAAAGGAAATAGTTGTGTGCACAGGTTCCGACCATACTCCGAGTACGAGAGAGAACATAGTTTCAGCTCAATATGGATTTTTGACGGTTCGTGAGATAATAAAGGAAGCAAATGTAACAATACTGAAATTGCATTCGGTTCTGGTTTCAAGGGCACACAAG CATGCAAACACGGTGATGCTCGCAATGATCGGATTGGCAATAATGTTTGCAGTGATTCCTTTCAAGTATCTCATAATTGCTGTTGTGTTTCATTCCATGATCACAACATCACCGCTAGCAAAGCATATGGTAAACAACCAAGGAGGAGATCGTGATCGACGATTGAAAGAGTGGTGGGAATCGATCCCGCCTACCCCTATTCGGGTTATTAACGAAGCCCCTGTCAGTCCGAAATAG
- the LOC121223199 gene encoding putative uncharacterized protein DDB_G0292636, with translation MSGIVEKLKDMMGDEDEDDKKDKKDKKDKKDKDHKKGKDHKEDKDEGMMDKIKDMITGDKDDDKHKKDDHKHKDRKEHKDEGMMDKIKDMITGDKDDDKHKKDDHKHKERKEHKDEGMLDKIKDKIHGDDDRGRDHRRDSSRGRDSSRDRDHHRDSSREHHRDRDRDSDRESDRDSDGGSDDEKKKKKKKGKKKKDDGSGSDDDH, from the coding sequence atgtcgGGAATAGTGGAAAAACTGAAGGACATGATGGGTGACGAGGACGAGGACGACAAGAAGGACAAGAAGGACAAAAAGGACAAGAAAGACAAAGATCACAAGAAAGGTAAAGATCATaaagaagacaaagatgaaggGATGATGGATAAAATCAAGGACATGATCACGGGTGATAAAGATGACGATAAGCATAAGAAAGATGACCATAAGCACAAGGACCGCAAAGAGCACAAGGATGAAGGGATGATGGATAAAATCAAGGACATGATCACTGGTGATAAAGATGACGATAAGCACAAGAAAGATGACCATAAGCACAAGGAACGCAAAGAACACAAGGATGAAGGGATGCTAGATAAGATCAAAGACAAGATCCACGGGGATGACGATCGTGGCCGCGACCATCGTCGCGATAGTAGCCGTGGTCGCGATAGCAGTCGTGATCGTGACCACCATCGTGATAGCAGTCGTGAGCACCATCGCGATCGGGACCGTGATAGTGATCGTGAAAGCGACCGTGATAGCGATGGTGGTAGTGATGacgagaagaagaaaaagaagaagaaaggaaaaaagaagaaagacgATGGTAGCGGTAGTGATGATGATCATTAG